The DNA region CCTCGATTTCTCGAAGATGGGCAAGGTCATCCATTGACCGGATTAGTGGCGTCCGTCACGCGGGAGGGCGTTGCGGACGGCCGCGGACAAGGTAATCTGCGCGTATTCACGGGGGGACAACAACGCATGAAATCCAGGCAGTCGGGTATTACCCTTATCGGCTTCGTCATCGTTCTGCTGGTACTGGGTTTTTTCGCCTTCATGGCGATGAAGCTCGTTCCGTCGTACATCGAGTACATGGGCGTGGTGAAGGCCATGAACCAGATGTCGACCGAGGGCGGCAATGAGGACGTCGGTCAGGCGCGTCGTCAGCTCGCTTTCAAGATGAGCTTCCAGTACGTCGACGATTCGACGATCAAGCCGCAGGACGTGACCGTGACCCGGGCCAACAACGGCGCCGTGCTCAACGTGAACTACGACAAGGAAATCCCTTTCCTTTACAACATCTCGTTCCTGTTGCATTTCGACCATTCGGTCCCGCTGAAGAGTGCCGTTGGGCAATAATGAGGCTTCGTGCAGTTTCCGCATTCCTTCCGTAACCCGACCCTGGCCACCCTGGCGCTCACTCACCGAAGCGTCGGGAAGCCGAACAACGAGCGGATGGAGTTCCTCGGTGACGCCCTGCTGGGCGCGATCGTGGCGGAACTGCTTTTCGAGGTTCATCCGAAAGCCAGCGAGGGCGAGCTGTCGCGTCTGCGCGCCCAGCTCGTGAACGGCGAGGCCCTGGCCGTCATCGCCCGTGAACTCGAACTGGGCGACGTCCTCAAGCTCGGCCCGGGCGAGCTGAAGAGTGGCGGTTTCCGTCGCGACTCCATCCTTGCCGACGCGTTCGAGGCGCTGATCGCCGCTGTCTACATGGATGACGGCTTCGATGCCTGCCGCCAGGTCGTGCGCAGGCTTTTCACGCCCCGCGTGGCAGAACTCAAGCGCTCCAGCAAGGACGCGAAAACGCGCCTGCAGGAGTGGCTGCAGGGCAGGGGTTTGCCGCTGCCCACTTACGAACTTACCGACAGCTCCGGCGAAGACCACGCCAAGATCTTCGACGTCAGCTGCTGTATCGACGAACCGGAACCGATCCGCGTGGAGGGACGCGGTGGCAGCCGGCGGGCCGCCGAACAGGATGCCGCGGAAGCGGTGCTGCGCCGATTGCTGGAAAAAAAGACATGAACGACAACGACACCCCCGAGAACGACACCCTCGTCGACGACGACTTCCGCTGTGGCTATGTGGCCCTGTCGGGCCGACCCAACGTCGGCAAGTCCACGCTCCTCAACGCCCTCATCGGCGTTCGTCTGAGCATCGTCAGCCATCGTCCGCAGACGACCCGCCACCGCATCCTCGGCATCTCGACCAAGCCCGAGGGACAGATTCTCTACGTCGACACGCCCGGTCTCCATCGTGGCGCGAAGCGTGCGATGAACCGCAGCATCAACCGCGCCGCCCGCGCTGCGATCACCGAAGTGGACCTCGCGGTGCAGGTGATCGAGGCCGGTCGCTGGACGGATGAAGACGCCGCCATGTACGACGCGCTTGCCCAGCAGGACATGCCGAAGCTGCTGGCGATCAACAAGGTCGACCTGCAGAAGGACAAGACGGCGATGCTGCCGTTCGTGGCCGATCTGATGGCGAAGCATCCGTTCGACGACGTCTATTACGTCAGCGCGCTGAAGTCCAAGGGGCTGGACGGCCTCGAGAAGGGCATCCTCAAGCGTCTGCCGGAGCAGCCCGCGGTGTACGGCGAAGACGAGATCACCGATCGCAGTGAGCGCTTCCTGGCGTCCGAGATGATCCGTGAGCAGCTGATGCTGCGTCTCGACCAGGAGCTTCCGTACGCCACCACGGTCGAGATCGAGCGTTTCGAAGACCGCCCCGACGGGATCGCCGAGGTCCATGCGGTGATCTGGGTCGAGCGTGACGGCCAGAAAGCCATTGTCATCGGTGACGGTGGCGCCCAGCTCAAGGCCATCGGCACGTCCGCACGCAAGGGCATGGAGCACCTGTTCGAGCGTAAGGTGTTCCTCAAACTGTGGGTCAAGGTGCGCGAGGGCTGGGCGGACGACGAAAACCTGCTCAAGCGTTTCGGCTACGAATAAACCCGACGGGCCTCCCGCGCCATGCGTGTCGAGCAGCAACCTGCGTTCGTTCTGCACGCCCGGCCGTACCGGGAAACCTCACTGCTGGTCGAGTGCCTGACCCGCGACCACGGCCGTATCGGCGTGGTCGCGCGCGGCGTGCGTAACGAGCGGGCGCGCCTCCAGAGGGCCCAGCTCGAGCCCTTCCAGCGTCTCGCGTTCGACCTGATCATGAAGGGCGAACTCGCGACGTTGCGTACCGCCGAGCCCTCGGGCGTGGCGCAGCGCCTGACCGGCGACGCCGGCATGGCCGGCCTCTATCTCAATGAGCTCGTGGTCCGCCTCACGGGCCGTCAGGATCCCAATCCCGACCTCTTTGATCACTACGAGCGCACCTTGCGGCGCATGGCGGTGGGCGAGCCGCTGGCGTGGACCCTGCGCCGGTTCGAGCGCGACATGCTTGAGGCGCTGGGCTATGCGTTACCGCTCGACATCGACGCGATCGACGGGGAACCGCTCGATCCCTTGCTGACCTATTTCTACGATCCCGAATCGGGCGTCCTGCCCGGACGTGCGGGCGACGCCCGTGGCATTCGTGGCGCCGATCTGCTCGCGCTGGCCGCCGATCAGGCTCCGGATACGGCCGGTCTCGCTTCGCTGCGCCGGATGATGCGTCAGATCATCTCGTTTCATCTCGGCGGGGGAGAGCTGAAAGCGTGGCGCGTGCTGCGCTAAGCGGGGCGCGGCGGAAGGGCGGCGAGGGCCTTTCTCAGCTCGATGCGGAAGCGGTCGATCGCCGCCGGCACAACGGCCCGCGTCTCCAGCAGATGATTTTGCAACGCCTTGGCCTGAGCGCCGAGTCGGGCCGTTCCGCAAAAGCCACACGCGGAGCGCAGCCGGTGCATGCGCTCGATCAATTCGGTGGGGCGGTCGGCAAGTGCGTCCAGGGCCGCATCGAGTTCGGTCAGTTCCTCGCGCAGCAGCTGACGTAACGCCAGAAGCGTTCTCGCGTCGCCGCTCGCCGCGTGGCCCAGCTCGTCGTCGAGTACGCCCAGGTCTTCGTCGATGCCGAGGGTCGCGGCGAGCGCATGCCTGAGCGAGGTGATCTGGCAGGGCTTTTCGATGACGCCGGCGAAGCCTGCGGCGAGCAGGCGGTCGCGAAGCTCCGCAGGCACCTCCGCGCTGGTCGCCAGCGCCACGGCGCCGCGCGACAGGGCTGACGCATCGCCACGGAGCGCGGCAAGCACGGTCAGAGCGCCGCCCCCGGGCATGCGGCAATCCAGCAGCATGGCCGCGAACGACTGCGTCCGACCCAGTGAAACCGCGCGCTCTCCATCGTCGGCCAGCGTCGGCTGATAGCCCAGCGAACGGAGCGCCAGATCCAGGAACTGCCGGGTCGGCGCGTCGTCGTCGGCGACGAGAATCGCGCGTCCGGGGGAAGCAAAAGAAGGGGGCGTGCCGTACTCGACCATGCAACGTTCCGTGTTGTTCATCTTGATTTGGCAGAATGGCGGAGCATGCTTCCGGTATCAACCCGCACGTTCGCCCTTTTTCTCGCCGCCTGGATCGCGCTGACCTGGGCCGACGGCGCGCGGGCGGGCCTTTCCGTGGGCGCCGACAGCGTTGCGGTGCCCGGCCTGAGCATGACGGGCGTGGAAGCCGACATTGCGCCGGTCTCCGGGGGCACGGGCGTGACACTCGCGCTGACGGCCCAGAAGGCGGATATCGCCGCCATGGGTTGGCGCAAGATCGGCCTGGACCTTGCCGGCAGGCTCGACCGCGACGAACTGGGTCGATGGAACTTCGACGGTGACCTTCGCCTGCGTGGCGCGCCGGGAGGCGCATGGACGCGGGCGACCGTGCACATGGCCGCCGATGAATCGGCGAACACGCTCGAGGTATCGATCCGCCAGGACAGCTCGCTGGCCCAGGTCGCGTTGCCGATGGACCAGACCAGCCATGCTCAGATAACGCTCAAGAATCTGCCGGCCGGCTGGCTGCAGGGGCTTCTCTCGAACGTGTGGTCGGGACGTACGACCACGGGCCGCGTCAATGCGGATCTTGCGCTCGATGTGCTCGACGGCGGATTGCAGGCGGGGGGGCAGTTCGCCCTCGACGGCGTCGGCTTCGACAGCCCGGGAGGCAAGCTGGCGGGAGAAAAGCTGTCCGGCAGCGGCCGCCTCGGCGTGGACAATCAGGCGGACGCTACCGTGATCGACCTCGATGCGGCGTTGCGCGGCGGCGCTCTGCTGCTGGGACCGTTGTACGCGGATCTCCCGGGGCACGCCGTGCAACTGTCGCTTTCAGCGCGGTCACAGAAGGGCGCGCTCGCCGTGCGGAAGCTGCGGCTGACCGATCCGGACGCGTTGCAGTTGGAGGGCGAGGTGGACTTCGCCGCTACCGGCGATCTTTCCGTCCTCCGGCTGGATCGCTTCAACGCTCGGTTTCCCGCCGCCTACACGCGTTACGGAAAAGGCCTGCTGCGCAGCATGGGTGTGGAGTCGCTCGACGCGGACGGCGACGCGTCCGGCCATTTCGCCTTCGGACCGAAGGGCCTCGAGTCGTTCGCCGTGCAGACCGTGGGACTCGACCTTGCCCGCGGCGATGGCCAATTCGGCGTGCAGGGCCTGCACGGAGCGATCGACTGGAACGTGACGGACGATCGTCCCGCGACGAAACTCGGCTGGCGGGCGCTTCAGGTGCAGCGCATCCCCAACGGTGCCGCGGACGCCACCCTGCGCAGTACGGGCGGCACGCTGGCCTTGCAGAAGCCGTTCGCCATTCCGGTACTCGATGGTCAGTTGCGCGTGCAGAGCCTCGCCTGGAAGCCGGCCGCGACGCGTGGCGACCGGCTGCAGACCTCGCTTGCACTGACTCAGGTCGACATGGCGGCGTTCTGTCGGGCGCTCGGCTGGCCCGAGTTCAGGGGTACGGTAGGCGGTGCGGTGCCCTCGCTGCGTTACGTCGACGATCGTGTCGAACTGGCCGGTGGTCTCTCGCTCAACGTCTTCGACGGCTTCGTCGACATCACCGGGATGAGCCTAGCGCAGCCCTTCAGCGCGGCGCCGATACTCACGGGTGACATTTCGCTGCGTAAGCTCGATCTCGCGCTGATGACCTCCGTCTTCGACTTCGGCAGCATCACCGGTCGCCTCGACGGCGGGATCGACGACCTGCGTCTGGTCGGCTGGAAGCCTGCGGCGTTCAAGGCCCACCTGCTGGCGGACAGCGGTGGCCGGATCAGCCAGAAAGCGGTGAACAACCTCACCTCGGTCGGTGGCGGCGGTATCGCCGGCGGCCTTCAGGGCACGGTGCTGAAGATCTTCAAGACCTTCGGCTACAAACGTATCGGCCTGTCCTGCACGCTCAAGGGCGACCTTTGCTCCATGGGCGGGCTGGGCGCGGCGAAGGATGGCTACACTATCGTCGAAGGCAGCGGATTGCCGCGGCTGACGGTCGTCGGGCATCAGCGCGAGGTCGACTGGCCGACGCTGGTCCGTCGTCTCGAAGCCGCCACGCAGGGCGACGGCCCGACCATTCATTAGGAAACGGAGGAAAGGAACGATGCGCAAGCCTTTGATCGTCGTGATGCTGGCGGCCGCCGTGGCCCTCGTCGGCTGCGTCACCATCAATGTCTACTTCCCCGAGGCCGCCGCCCAGAAGGCGGCCGATCAGTTCATCGGCACGGTCCTCGACGACAGCGGCGTCGCCAAGCCGTCTGGCGAATCGGACAAGCCGAAGCCGGTGCCCGGTAAGCAGCCGTCCGCGTCGCTGCTCGATCTGGTCATCCCGGCGGCCCAGGCGGCGGAATCGCCGGATATCCAGGTGCGCACGCCGGAGACCGATGCCATCCGTCAACGCATGACCAGTCGTTTCAGCGGTCAGCTCAAAGGCCTGTTCGACAGCGGCGCGGTCGGCTTCACATCCGACGGCCTGGTCGCCGTGCGCGACGCCGGTGCGTTGCCGCTGGATCAGCGTTCGCAGGCCAATGGCATCGTCGGCCAGGAAAACAACGACCGCGATGCGCTGTATGCCGCGGTGGCCCGCGCCAACGGTCATCCGGAGTGGGAGCCGCAGATCCGCAAGGCGTTCGCCGATGGCTGGGTCCAGCGCGCGCCGCCGGGCTGGTATTATCGGGACGCCTCCGGCGCCTGGAAGCGCAAGTAGGCTTCCGCCAGGGCCGCCCGCCGCGCAGGCGCGGGCTTCCTCCCAGCCAGCCCGGACCGTCGTCGTCCGGGCTTTACGTTTTGAGCGCATGACCGAATTCGAAGCCACCATCACCGGCCTCGGCCACGACGGCCGGGGCGTCGCCCGCATCGACGGCAAGGCCACCTTTGTCTCCGGCGCGCTGCCGGGCGAGCGGGTGCTGCTCAAGTACTACAAGCGTCATCGTCATTACGACGACGCCGAAATCGTCAGCGTGCTCGATGCCTCGCCCGATCGCGTCGAGCCGAAGTGCCGGCACTTCAGTCAGTGCAGCGGCTGCTCATTGCAGCATATGGATTCCGCCGCGCAGATCGCCGCGAAGCAGCAGGTGCTGGCCGACAACTTCGAACGTATCGGCAAGGTCACGCCCGGGTCGTGGCTGCCCCCGTTGACGGACCAGCCATGGGGCTACCGCCGCAAGGGGCGGTTCTCGGTGCGTTACGTGGCCAAGAAGGAGCGCGTGCTGGTCGGCTTCCGCGATGAGGCCAATCCGCGCTTCGTCGCTGAGATCGAGCACTGCGAGGTGCTTCATCCTGCCCTGGGGCCGAAGGTCGGGTTGCTCGCCGAGCTGGTCGGCGGTCTGGCTGCGGCCCGGGACATCCCGCAGATCGAGTTCGCCGCGGGCGACGACATGATCGCTCTGGTGTTCCGGCACATGTCGGCGTTGAGCGACGCGGACCGCGATGCGCTCATCGCCTTCGGCAAGGCGCATGGCTTCGCGATTTATCTTCAGCCCGGCAATCACAGCAGCGTCCATCCGATCTGGCCGGAGTCGCCGCGGCTCGCGTTCGCGGTGCCGGCCGACGACGTCGAGCTGGAGTTCCAGCCGCTGGATTTCGTCCAGGTCAACGCGGGGATGAACCAGCGCATGCTCGCGCGCTCGCTGGAGCTGCTGGACCTCAGACCCACGGACCGTGTGCTGGACCTGTTCTGCGGCCTCGGCAACTTCACCTTGCCCATCGCGCGCCATGCGGGCGAGGTGGTCGGCGTGGAAGGGGAGCATGGGCTGGTCGAGCGCGCCGCCGCCAACGCCGCGCGCAACGGCCTTTCCAACGCATCGTTCCGTGTCGGCAATCTGTTCGACGACCAGCGCAACGAGCCGTGGGCCACCCAGCGCTGGGACAAGCTATTGCTGGACCCGCCGCGTGCCGGCGCGGACAAGGTGCTCGAGTACCTCCCACGCAAGGGCACCGACCGCGTGGTCTACGTGTCGTGTCACCCGGCCTCGCTGGCGCGTGACGCGGGCATTCTCGTCGGCAAGGGCTTCCGCCTCGTGTCGGCGGGCGTGATGGACATGTTCCCGCACACGGCGCACGTCGAATCCATCGCGCTGTTCGAGCGCCGCTGAGTACCGGAGACCCATGGGTATCGAGATCGAACGCAAATTCCTCCTCGCCGGCGACGGCTGGCGCCCGCTGGTCGAGCGCAGTGAGCGCATGGCGCAGGGTTATCTGGTCAGCGGTGCCGCCG from Luteibacter mycovicinus includes:
- a CDS encoding DUF4845 domain-containing protein, yielding MKSRQSGITLIGFVIVLLVLGFFAFMAMKLVPSYIEYMGVVKAMNQMSTEGGNEDVGQARRQLAFKMSFQYVDDSTIKPQDVTVTRANNGAVLNVNYDKEIPFLYNISFLLHFDHSVPLKSAVGQ
- the rnc gene encoding ribonuclease III, which codes for MQFPHSFRNPTLATLALTHRSVGKPNNERMEFLGDALLGAIVAELLFEVHPKASEGELSRLRAQLVNGEALAVIARELELGDVLKLGPGELKSGGFRRDSILADAFEALIAAVYMDDGFDACRQVVRRLFTPRVAELKRSSKDAKTRLQEWLQGRGLPLPTYELTDSSGEDHAKIFDVSCCIDEPEPIRVEGRGGSRRAAEQDAAEAVLRRLLEKKT
- the era gene encoding GTPase Era; this encodes MNDNDTPENDTLVDDDFRCGYVALSGRPNVGKSTLLNALIGVRLSIVSHRPQTTRHRILGISTKPEGQILYVDTPGLHRGAKRAMNRSINRAARAAITEVDLAVQVIEAGRWTDEDAAMYDALAQQDMPKLLAINKVDLQKDKTAMLPFVADLMAKHPFDDVYYVSALKSKGLDGLEKGILKRLPEQPAVYGEDEITDRSERFLASEMIREQLMLRLDQELPYATTVEIERFEDRPDGIAEVHAVIWVERDGQKAIVIGDGGAQLKAIGTSARKGMEHLFERKVFLKLWVKVREGWADDENLLKRFGYE
- the recO gene encoding DNA repair protein RecO; its protein translation is MRVEQQPAFVLHARPYRETSLLVECLTRDHGRIGVVARGVRNERARLQRAQLEPFQRLAFDLIMKGELATLRTAEPSGVAQRLTGDAGMAGLYLNELVVRLTGRQDPNPDLFDHYERTLRRMAVGEPLAWTLRRFERDMLEALGYALPLDIDAIDGEPLDPLLTYFYDPESGVLPGRAGDARGIRGADLLALAADQAPDTAGLASLRRMMRQIISFHLGGGELKAWRVLR
- a CDS encoding response regulator, yielding MVEYGTPPSFASPGRAILVADDDAPTRQFLDLALRSLGYQPTLADDGERAVSLGRTQSFAAMLLDCRMPGGGALTVLAALRGDASALSRGAVALATSAEVPAELRDRLLAAGFAGVIEKPCQITSLRHALAATLGIDEDLGVLDDELGHAASGDARTLLALRQLLREELTELDAALDALADRPTELIERMHRLRSACGFCGTARLGAQAKALQNHLLETRAVVPAAIDRFRIELRKALAALPPRPA
- a CDS encoding YdbL family protein, whose translation is MRKPLIVVMLAAAVALVGCVTINVYFPEAAAQKAADQFIGTVLDDSGVAKPSGESDKPKPVPGKQPSASLLDLVIPAAQAAESPDIQVRTPETDAIRQRMTSRFSGQLKGLFDSGAVGFTSDGLVAVRDAGALPLDQRSQANGIVGQENNDRDALYAAVARANGHPEWEPQIRKAFADGWVQRAPPGWYYRDASGAWKRK
- the rlmD gene encoding 23S rRNA (uracil(1939)-C(5))-methyltransferase RlmD, giving the protein MTEFEATITGLGHDGRGVARIDGKATFVSGALPGERVLLKYYKRHRHYDDAEIVSVLDASPDRVEPKCRHFSQCSGCSLQHMDSAAQIAAKQQVLADNFERIGKVTPGSWLPPLTDQPWGYRRKGRFSVRYVAKKERVLVGFRDEANPRFVAEIEHCEVLHPALGPKVGLLAELVGGLAAARDIPQIEFAAGDDMIALVFRHMSALSDADRDALIAFGKAHGFAIYLQPGNHSSVHPIWPESPRLAFAVPADDVELEFQPLDFVQVNAGMNQRMLARSLELLDLRPTDRVLDLFCGLGNFTLPIARHAGEVVGVEGEHGLVERAAANAARNGLSNASFRVGNLFDDQRNEPWATQRWDKLLLDPPRAGADKVLEYLPRKGTDRVVYVSCHPASLARDAGILVGKGFRLVSAGVMDMFPHTAHVESIALFERR